In Deltaproteobacteria bacterium, the DNA window CCGAGGGTTCGTGTTCATCCTGTCACACCCGTCACGCCTTTTCCATCGAGATGGCGCGAAAGCCTGCCACCTGTTCCGAGTGCCACAAGGGACCGGACGTCCCTGCGTACAAGGTCTATCAGGTGAGCAAGCACGGAAACATCTACGAATCCATGGGAGACAAGTGGAACTTTGATGCAGTCCCGTGGACCGTTGGCAAGGACTTCACCGCGCCCACGTGTGCGACCTGTCACGCAAGCCTCATCGTGAATGAATCGGGCGATGTGGTGGCCAAGCGAAGCCATCAGATGAACGACCGGAGTCCGTGGCGTCTCTTCGGCCTTGTTTACGCCCACGCCCATCCGAAAGGCCCTGATACCACGGTCATTGTCAACAAGGCAGGGCTTCCGCTTCCGGCTGAACTCACCGGAGAGCCGGCCTCAGCGTTCCTTATTGACGAAAAGGAACAGGACAAGAGGCGTGCCGCCATGCAGGCCATCTGTCTTCAGTGTCACGGTGCCCAGTGGGTCGACGGCCATTACAAGCGGATCGAGAACACCATCAGGACCACGAACGAAATGACACTTACTGCCACCAAGATCCTCCTGTCGGCGTGGGAAAAAGGCCTTGCGAAGGGTCTTGGCCAGAAGGACGGCATCTTTAACGAGGCGATCGAGCGCATGTGGGTCGAACAGTGGCTTTTCTATGCCAACTCCACACGCTTTGCCTCGGCCATGGGAGGGGCCGACTATGGGGTGTTTGCCGACGGCCGCTGGTATCTCTCTAAGAATCTCCAGCAGATGGCCGATTGGGTGTCGTTCCTCGAGGCCGCCCACA includes these proteins:
- a CDS encoding hydroxylamine oxidase, which gives rise to MRRSSVCILAGAVALSLSYAESLAETMSEATQTCIGCHEMVTPGIVADWKKGRHSHVTPQDALKKPELERRMSAPAAPKGMEGVVVGCAECHTVNAAGHKDTFEHNGFQVHIVVSPRDCAACHPQEVAEYDKNIMSQASGNLMENPVFKDLVDTTNSVYDLHAGKVVATKVDGLTHEDACLYCHGTKIEVKGMKARKTSMGEMTFPVLSGWPNGGVGRVNPDGSEGSCSSCHTRHAFSIEMARKPATCSECHKGPDVPAYKVYQVSKHGNIYESMGDKWNFDAVPWTVGKDFTAPTCATCHASLIVNESGDVVAKRSHQMNDRSPWRLFGLVYAHAHPKGPDTTVIVNKAGLPLPAELTGEPASAFLIDEKEQDKRRAAMQAICLQCHGAQWVDGHYKRIENTIRTTNEMTLTATKILLSAWEKGLAKGLGQKDGIFNEAIERMWVEQWLFYANSTRFASAMGGADYGVFADGRWYLSKNLQQMADWVSFLEAAHKDVNEPAKTKK